A single genomic interval of Streptomyces sp. NBC_00663 harbors:
- a CDS encoding DNA cytosine methyltransferase → MTQPTDIRRAPDTPARIVGLCAGYGGLEAAVRAHIGGQVVAFAENDPYAAAVHAHRHPGVPNLGDITRADWEWVRALYRPDVISAGFPCRNTSNAGRKDGINGQWSRVWKNVAEAVGHIRPRLVFLENVAALRSRGLDVVAADLAAIGYDVRWTCVRAGDPETGAPHERDRWFAVGHPADADPDHLGRHGWPRHQPEAQGRDEPAHRSDTPAGTPAGNVTLLPTPAARDWKSGASNLMDHNSRPLNEFVVNRLPYSGTWISTDGIDYGPAIRRWEHVTGQAAPCPTEPGTRGNRRLSPAFAEWMMGLPAGWVTAVPDIPRKEQLRIIGNGVVPRQGRHAYALLLRSRTTRPHETWEVAA, encoded by the coding sequence ATGACGCAACCCACCGACATCCGGCGAGCCCCAGACACGCCGGCCCGCATCGTCGGCCTGTGTGCCGGCTACGGCGGACTGGAAGCCGCCGTACGCGCCCACATCGGCGGCCAGGTCGTCGCCTTCGCAGAGAACGACCCCTACGCCGCCGCCGTGCACGCCCACCGGCACCCGGGCGTGCCCAACCTCGGGGACATCACCCGCGCCGACTGGGAGTGGGTTCGTGCCCTGTACCGGCCGGACGTGATCAGTGCCGGGTTCCCCTGCCGCAACACCTCCAACGCTGGACGGAAGGACGGGATCAATGGCCAGTGGTCGCGAGTCTGGAAAAACGTCGCTGAGGCTGTGGGCCACATTCGACCGCGTCTCGTGTTCCTGGAAAACGTGGCGGCGCTCCGCTCGCGGGGGCTGGACGTCGTCGCCGCGGACCTGGCCGCGATCGGGTATGACGTCCGGTGGACATGTGTACGAGCTGGTGACCCCGAAACCGGCGCCCCGCACGAACGCGACCGCTGGTTCGCAGTTGGCCATCCCGCTGATGCCGACCCCGACCACCTCGGACGGCACGGGTGGCCCCGGCACCAGCCCGAAGCGCAAGGGCGGGATGAACCTGCGCACCGCAGTGACACGCCTGCCGGCACCCCCGCCGGAAACGTGACGCTGCTGCCCACCCCGGCCGCACGGGACTGGAAGTCCGGCGCCTCCAACCTGATGGACCACAACTCCCGCCCGCTCAACGAATTCGTCGTCAACCGCCTGCCCTACAGCGGCACATGGATCTCGACGGACGGCATCGACTACGGGCCGGCCATCCGCCGATGGGAGCACGTCACCGGCCAGGCCGCGCCCTGCCCCACCGAGCCGGGCACCCGAGGCAACCGCCGGCTGTCTCCCGCGTTCGCGGAATGGATGATGGGCCTGCCAGCCGGCTGGGTCACCGCTGTGCCCGACATCCCCCGCAAGGAGCAACTCCGCATCATCGGCAACGGCGTCGTCCCCCGACAGGGCCGCCACGCCTACGCACTCCTCCTGCGCTCCCGCACGACCAGGCCACACGAGACGTGGGAGGTGGCCGCATGA
- a CDS encoding bifunctional DNA primase/polymerase: MNEHLMTALRLAAGGLPVLPLRAGKLPFGNCPTCTRNACGGRPNMRTPGRCTCPAPCHGWAAATTDPDVLNSPAWARAWREAAAVAYHPGGAGLTVVDLDSTGAIEWARATLPATRTVPTTRGEHWIYRGTMPSSNAVRPGVDVKSLMQYARWLAPGEGATAPLPDVVRSLAVKQAPKPLGAPQRLTAPVPGIRGACPHRTPTYLARGLAMAEQRITEARSEIHATVYRTFLAVLSTHGRCGCLTETHVARLFTAARAKGETARHCTDAWTNARTALGM; this comes from the coding sequence ATGAACGAGCACCTTATGACCGCTCTGCGTCTCGCCGCTGGCGGCCTGCCCGTACTGCCGCTACGGGCGGGGAAGCTGCCGTTCGGGAACTGCCCCACCTGCACGCGAAACGCGTGCGGGGGACGGCCGAACATGCGGACCCCCGGCCGCTGCACCTGCCCGGCCCCGTGCCACGGATGGGCGGCGGCCACCACAGACCCTGACGTCCTCAACTCCCCGGCGTGGGCGCGCGCGTGGCGTGAGGCGGCGGCTGTTGCCTACCACCCCGGCGGCGCAGGCCTCACCGTCGTCGACCTCGACAGCACAGGCGCCATCGAATGGGCTCGCGCCACGCTGCCCGCCACGCGGACCGTGCCGACGACGCGGGGCGAGCACTGGATCTACCGGGGCACCATGCCGTCATCCAACGCGGTTCGGCCCGGCGTGGACGTCAAGTCCCTTATGCAGTACGCCCGTTGGCTTGCTCCCGGCGAGGGCGCCACGGCGCCCCTGCCGGACGTTGTGCGCTCCCTGGCGGTAAAGCAGGCACCCAAGCCTCTCGGCGCGCCACAGAGACTCACAGCGCCCGTACCCGGCATTCGGGGCGCCTGCCCGCACCGCACGCCCACTTACCTCGCCCGTGGTCTCGCCATGGCGGAGCAGCGCATTACGGAAGCCCGCAGTGAGATCCACGCGACGGTCTACCGCACCTTCCTCGCGGTGCTCTCCACCCATGGCCGGTGCGGCTGCCTCACCGAAACGCACGTCGCCCGGCTGTTCACCGCCGCACGGGCCAAGGGCGAGACGGCCCGGCACTGCACCGACGCGTGGACCAACGCCCGCACCGCACTGGGGATGTGA
- a CDS encoding ATP-binding protein, producing the protein MSEDEKTPARQIITDYAQAHFRYFRTIDGTVYAQKNGHPVARPIRSQGTTGSHRQELMVGLFKDGVGVFNGTALKEALDLIEALALTEDVQPTHIRVAPGYDGATWLDLGRTDGKSVRIHPTGWDIRTPDPQEVCWRRTQLTGELPLPVKDTNGKGIDLLLRLCNFANAETECLALAWLIGCLEPSVPVPAPFLTGPQGAGKSTGGRMLVRIIEGMSGDLRRAPKDEENMITAVAAGWVTALDNLSHLPPDLSDLMCCIVTGAESIKRALFTDGDVVRSRYRRPMLLTGIDVGVIRPDLAERLLPLRLVRPQVRRTEAELWTEYAEILPVVLGSLLDLTVRVRAAQADTPTDLRMADFAHLCAQLDAATGWGALAAYRASLDDLNDDVIEGDLLAQTVLEHAAGLDVGAEVRMTSSEWLHCLTSLYSGEECRPLPKGWPTTGKVLSDRLKRLQPTLAARGVLIDWGRTSAARYIEMTRPTVEPSHQQEAAF; encoded by the coding sequence GTGTCCGAGGACGAGAAGACTCCGGCCCGCCAGATCATCACCGACTACGCGCAAGCCCACTTCCGCTACTTCCGCACCATCGACGGCACCGTCTACGCACAGAAGAACGGCCACCCCGTCGCCCGCCCCATCCGCTCCCAGGGCACCACCGGCAGCCACCGCCAAGAACTCATGGTCGGCCTCTTCAAAGACGGGGTCGGCGTCTTCAACGGCACAGCACTCAAGGAGGCGTTGGACTTGATCGAAGCACTCGCCCTGACCGAGGACGTACAGCCCACCCACATTCGCGTGGCACCTGGGTACGACGGGGCCACATGGCTGGACCTGGGCCGCACCGACGGCAAGTCCGTCCGCATCCACCCCACCGGCTGGGACATCCGCACCCCCGACCCCCAAGAGGTCTGCTGGCGGCGCACCCAGCTCACCGGCGAATTGCCCCTGCCCGTCAAGGACACCAACGGCAAGGGCATCGACCTCCTGCTCAGGCTCTGCAACTTCGCCAACGCGGAGACCGAGTGCCTGGCCCTCGCCTGGCTCATCGGTTGCCTGGAGCCGTCCGTGCCCGTTCCCGCCCCGTTCCTCACCGGCCCCCAGGGCGCCGGCAAGTCCACCGGCGGCCGGATGCTCGTGCGGATCATCGAGGGAATGAGCGGCGACCTGCGTCGGGCCCCGAAGGACGAGGAGAACATGATCACGGCGGTTGCCGCCGGATGGGTCACCGCGCTGGACAACCTCTCCCACCTGCCGCCGGACTTGTCCGACCTCATGTGCTGCATCGTGACCGGTGCCGAGAGCATCAAGCGCGCGCTGTTCACCGATGGTGACGTCGTGCGCTCCCGCTACCGGCGCCCCATGCTGCTGACCGGGATCGACGTCGGCGTCATCCGCCCCGACCTCGCCGAACGCCTCTTGCCGCTGCGCCTCGTGCGGCCCCAGGTGCGGCGCACCGAGGCGGAGCTGTGGACGGAGTACGCGGAGATCCTCCCCGTCGTTCTCGGCTCCCTGCTGGACCTGACGGTGAGGGTGCGGGCCGCGCAGGCGGACACCCCCACCGACCTGCGGATGGCTGACTTCGCCCACCTGTGCGCCCAGCTCGATGCGGCAACCGGCTGGGGAGCACTGGCCGCGTACCGGGCGAGTCTCGACGACCTCAACGACGACGTCATCGAGGGCGACCTGTTGGCTCAGACGGTTCTGGAGCACGCCGCGGGGCTCGACGTCGGCGCCGAGGTCCGGATGACGTCATCGGAGTGGCTGCACTGCCTCACCAGCCTCTACAGCGGCGAGGAGTGCCGTCCCCTGCCCAAGGGCTGGCCCACGACCGGCAAGGTTCTCTCCGACCGGCTCAAGCGGCTACAGCCGACCCTCGCGGCACGGGGCGTCCTCATCGACTGGGGCCGCACCAGCGCAGCCCGCTACATCGAGATGACCCGCCCCACGGTCGAGCCCTCGCACCAGCAGGAAGCGGCATTCTGA
- a CDS encoding tyrosine-type recombinase/integrase: MSPRNANMESSIYEGSDGWWHGRVTMGVKDDGSPDRRHRRARTEAEVKRKVRELEALRDKGRAPKAGRKPTVEEWMTTYLTDIASLKLKPRSLDDYWSKTRNDIIPGIGKHRIDKLQPEHLERMYRVMLDEGHAPSHVLKVHRILSRALKIAHRRRLIVENVATLVDPPTVDETEANPFTKEEAKAFLKAAARRPTFMRWCVGVGMGFRQGETLGLRWPYVDLDDELFHPRWQLQRLTWRHGCEDPHACGARLHRFEPCPPGCKRHESYKRGCPKPCPKGCTRHASVCPERKGGGLVFTRPKTKKSQNPVPIPPPFIPYLREHQAQQEAMRIAAGDSWEEHKLVFARPDGRPLDPRQDWEEFKELLAEAGIDDRRLYDGSRHTAGTILNELGVDMPTIMEILRHTQISQTRRYVKGRSHLSKDAMRRMGDHFMPGPELPTETTTETEDRRTARARRRRRIR; this comes from the coding sequence ATGAGCCCCCGCAACGCGAACATGGAGTCGTCCATCTACGAGGGCAGCGACGGTTGGTGGCACGGCCGCGTGACCATGGGCGTCAAGGACGACGGCAGCCCCGACCGCCGCCACCGCCGGGCCCGGACCGAGGCTGAAGTGAAGCGCAAGGTCCGCGAGTTGGAAGCCCTCCGCGACAAGGGCCGCGCCCCCAAGGCCGGCCGCAAGCCCACCGTCGAAGAGTGGATGACCACCTACCTCACCGACATCGCTTCCCTGAAGCTCAAGCCGCGTTCCCTGGACGATTACTGGTCCAAGACCCGCAACGACATCATCCCGGGCATTGGCAAGCACCGGATCGACAAGCTCCAGCCGGAACATCTTGAGCGGATGTACCGCGTCATGCTCGACGAGGGTCACGCACCGTCCCACGTCCTCAAGGTGCACCGCATCCTCTCTCGCGCCCTGAAAATCGCCCACCGCCGCCGCCTCATCGTCGAAAATGTGGCGACCCTGGTAGACCCGCCAACGGTCGACGAGACCGAGGCGAACCCCTTCACCAAAGAAGAGGCCAAGGCCTTTCTGAAAGCCGCAGCAAGGCGCCCCACCTTCATGCGGTGGTGCGTCGGCGTCGGCATGGGCTTTCGCCAGGGCGAGACGCTCGGTCTGCGGTGGCCGTACGTCGACCTCGACGACGAGCTGTTCCACCCCCGGTGGCAGCTCCAGCGGCTCACGTGGCGCCACGGCTGCGAGGACCCCCACGCGTGCGGCGCGCGCCTCCACCGCTTCGAGCCGTGCCCGCCCGGCTGCAAGCGTCACGAGAGCTACAAACGCGGGTGCCCCAAGCCCTGCCCCAAGGGCTGCACCAGGCACGCGAGCGTCTGCCCCGAGCGCAAAGGCGGCGGGCTCGTTTTCACCCGACCGAAGACCAAGAAGAGCCAGAACCCCGTGCCCATCCCGCCACCCTTCATCCCCTACCTGCGCGAGCACCAAGCCCAGCAAGAAGCGATGCGGATCGCGGCCGGCGACTCGTGGGAGGAACACAAGCTGGTCTTCGCGCGGCCGGACGGCCGCCCCCTCGACCCTCGCCAGGACTGGGAGGAATTCAAGGAACTCCTCGCGGAAGCCGGAATCGACGACCGCCGCCTCTACGACGGCAGCCGCCACACCGCCGGCACGATCCTCAACGAACTCGGGGTGGACATGCCCACGATCATGGAGATCCTCCGCCACACCCAGATCAGCCAGACCCGCCGCTACGTGAAGGGCAGATCCCACCTCTCCAAGGACGCCATGCGTCGTATGGGAGACCACTTCATGCCGGGCCCGGAACTCCCGACTGAGACCACAACTGAGACCGAGGACCGACGCACGGCCCGCGCACGTCGCCGACGCCGCATCCGATGA
- a CDS encoding helix-turn-helix domain-containing protein, translating to MNTALAPDQLLYTPTEAAKVLRFGRSTVYELMAEGSLKYVKRGRARRIRRSDLEAYVNNLEPLPN from the coding sequence ATGAACACCGCCCTCGCACCCGACCAGTTGCTCTACACCCCCACCGAAGCCGCAAAGGTCCTGCGCTTCGGTCGCTCCACCGTCTACGAGCTGATGGCCGAAGGGTCCCTGAAGTACGTCAAGCGCGGTCGCGCCCGCCGCATCCGCCGAAGCGACCTTGAGGCCTACGTGAACAACCTCGAACCCCTGCCCAACTAA